GGATGGGGCCTGTTAGGCAAGCTGGACCAGGGCGGTACTCTACTGCTTGAGCAAGGGGACGTCGGCAATCACCAGTGGCGCACCTTGCACATGGTGCTGGTGATGAACGCACGCGTGTTACTGAAGTCCATCAAGCTCGACACCACGCTCGAACTCTCCCAATTCCAGCCGGTTGCCAACGGCATCAGCTATCAGCAGGCAATTGAGATTTTGAATTCGCAGCAAGCCAAGCCATCAAAAGCGGGAAAATAGTCCGCAAGAAAAGAGGGACAAGCTCGCGCCTGTCCCTCTTTCGCTGGGATTCCGTTTTAGAGAATGCCGTCGTTGCCGCTGTCAAAATTGCCGTTGTCATCGGCAGTACTGTTTGAGTCGTCAAAGCTGGAGTTATTGTCAAAGTTGGACTGTGAGTCACTCCAGCTCGCATCAGAAAACTGACCGTCCTGCTGACTCGCGCTCTCGTGAAAATGGCCGCCATGTTCCCCATGCTCTCCACCGCCACCGGGAGAGTCGTAATAGTTATTCACGACCGTCTCTTCGACAGGGCGCTCGAATCCCATACCGCCGCCCATCAAACCAGGCCCCATGCCCATCCCTATGCCGGGCATGCCCCAGCCTCCCATGCCATAACCCATGCCAGGATGACCGAAGCCACCATGCAGCAGCGCTTCCACTCCCTCAAAAGCCAGTGCTCCGGCAGCAACTCCCGCAGCCGTCTGCGCTGCGGAGCGCAAAAAGCTCGGCGGCCCCGATGCGGCAGGAATATATTGCGGACCACCATAAGGCTGCCCCTGGTATGGCTGGTTAGCATACGGTTGGCCATACGGAGGGTTTTGATACTCTGCCTCAGCCTGCGGACTGTAGACAGGCTGATAAGGCGGTTGTTGAGGCAATGGCGGCGGCTGAGGGTCGCGATGGCCAAGCAGGTTTCCGAGAAAACTGGTGGCGTGAGCCGGCTGCTGAGCCTGTTGATCCAGTTGCTGCTGCAAGCGCCTTGCCTGCTCCTGCACAGCCGTAAGCTGCGTGTGCGCCTGCTCCAGGGCAATGTTCTGCACCAGCACCGATTGCGCCAGCACGTAAACAGCATCGGGATTAGGCGCAAAGCCTCGCTCCAGGAGCGTAGCCGCGTCCGGGTCTTTTTCTGTCAATTGTGTTGAATTCACTCGCTCGACGAGCGAGTTGAGCATCTGTTCTTCCTGAGAAGTCACGGATCGATCCTCCAGCGGCTGCCTGCCAGCGATTACTGGCATTGAACGCGAGCCGCTTCTCTTCATTGAGACGCAAGCCCACACTCAAAGTTGCACCGCATATAGAACTACGCCAGATCTGTGCGCCGAGTTCCAATTCGCAGAAGAGACAGCGACCTGCAAATTACACTCAGCCGACGAGTGCGTGGGCGCGAATCTCCTGCTTGCGAACCGTCAGCCGTTCGACCAGGTCGGTGCGTACTTCAAAACCGCGTCCCGGCTCGGTTGAAATCGCAATCTCACCCTGCGCCGAAACAGTCACCTCCGGCTCGATGATGTCCTCAGCCCAATAGCGCTTGGATGCGGAAACATCGCCGGGTAGAGAGAAGTTTTCGAGCGTCGAGAGAGCGATGTTATGCGAACGTCCGATACCCGCCTCCAACATACCTCCACACCAGACAGGAATGCCCCGTTCATAGGCCGCGTTGTGCACCGCAACCGCCTCGGAAAAGCCGCCAACGCGCCCCAGCTTGATGTTGATGATGCGGCAGGACTCCATCTCGATAGCTGCCAGGGCATCGCGCCGATTGCGAATCGACTCATCCAGGCAAATGGCTGTATCGAGGCGTTTTTGCAGCATGGAGTGGTAATAGAAATCGTCATACCAGAGAGGCTGCTCGACCATCAGCAGATCAAAGCTGTCGAAGGAAGCAAGATGATCGGCGTCCTTCAGGCGATACGCGGAGTTTGCATCGCAGCTTAAAGTGATTTCCGGAAAGCGTGCGCGAACTTTTTCGAATACCTTTACATCCCAGCCAGGCTTGCACTTCAGCTTGATGCGCTGATAACCGGCAGCAACCTCGCGATCAATGAGATCAAGCAGTTCCGCCACCGAAGGCTGAATGCCGATGGAGACACCGCAAGGAATCGCCTCGCGAACACCGCCCAGCAACTGGCTCAGAGAAATGCCCTTGCGCTGCGCTTCAAGGTCCCAGATGGCGTTTTCGAGCGTCGCCTTGGCCATGCGGTTGCCGCGAACTAGCCCTAAGATTCGCGGGCATTGCCCACCGTTTTCCGGGGACGTCGCAGCAAGCATCGGACCGAGTTCCTGGACAATAACCTGCCAGCAGGAATCGACCGACTCTTCAGAGAAATGTGGATGCTCTCCAGCAGTACACTCACCCCAGCCAATCAGGCCCTCGGAATGAATCTCCGCGAGCAGGACGCGACGATCGGTGGTGATTCCAAAACTGGTCTGAAACGGACGCACGAGCGGCAGATTCAACTCGCGGAGATAGATGGCATCAATTTTCATATAGGTTTAGTCCTGGCTGCGAATCCTGGCTGACAAATGAATAGCCGTCACATTTCGTAGGCAATCGATGGATAGAGATTTGGCCTCGCGATCTGGCTGACGACTATGGTTGTTCGGATGAGGAAATAGGGCGAGGATCGGGCTCGATCCACTTTCCAAGATGAAATATTCCGTTTCCTTCCGCATCGCGGGTGAAGGCCACGACGGCCAGCCCCTGAGAAAATGCCTGCTGAAAATGCAGACGATTTTCCGCCTGCACCTTTCGTGCCTGATCCCGTTGCTGATCGTCAGCCTTCCATTGGTAGATGGCGGCCGGTACTACGATTTCCTCTGTTGCAGCTTCTACTGACGCTGGAGCCCCTTCGATTGTCGCAAGTACGCGTGGGGAGGATAGCCACCACTCCGCCACCAGGCGGTCCGTGGGCAAGCCACCCTGCAATCGAGATGAGGATACACCATAAAAGTCCGGAATATAGGTACGAACTATCGCTCCGAGCTTATGAATGTTGAGAAAAGAATTTTTGATCTCCAGCGGATCGAAGGTCCACTCCATGCGGGTAAAGCCACGCGAACGGGCCTCATCTCGCTGGGCCAGCTTGAGCCGGGAGCCGATACTGCGGTCGCGATAGCCTTCCTTTACTGCCAGCATGTGCGAGTGCAGGTAGCTCTCCGGCCTGCCTGTCGAGGACTTGACGCCGGTTTTCACGCCTGGCAGCGAGAACGCGAACCCTATCAGGGATGCGGCATTTCCCTGCTCTGAAGCGTCAGGGAGATCGGTGTCGAAGGCGCCGATAACCTGCCCGCCGATTTTCTGAGCGACAAGAAAAACGCGGCGAGGAATGACATCTCCATCGCTGTAGCCCCAGACCTCAATCTGGAGATCCACGCACGCTTGCAACTCGTCAAAGCCCTGGCAGGATCGAATGAGAATCAAGAAAATTTCTCCCTGACTGAATCCATAGCTGGGTCAATAGCGGGGGCAACGGTTGAGTGAGAAGTTGAGTAGGCCTGATCCGCCAGCGTGCGCTTGGCGCCGATCCAAAGTGCTTCCAATTGCTCTGGCGCGAGTTCTGAAAGCGGGCGGTCCGTGGCCAGTTCCATCTGGCGAAAGCGCTGCCGAAAACGAACGTTCGTTCCACGCAGGGCCATCTCCGCATCGACGCCCAGATGACGGCCAAGATTAACCGCTGTGAACAACAAATCACCGAATTCCGCTTCCACTGCCGGCTGGCGCGCGGGATCGTTCGGGAGAGCCTCAGCTTCAACGATCAGCTCCGCGGTCTCCTCATCGAGCTTCGCCAGCAGATCGCGCCAGTGGCTCCAGTCAAAGCCCACTTTAGCCGCCTTGGAACTAATCTTTGCCGCCTCCGCCAGGGCAGGCTGGGAACGCTGCACCGAATCCAGAAGTGAAGCTTCCTGCTGGTCTTTGCTGGCGGATTGCTTCTCCGCGAGCTTGATCTGCTCCCAGTTGGCCAGCACTTTTGCAGCCGAACCATCAACCTGCCCATCGACATTCGCCTGATTTCCAGCAGCAGCCGACGCCTCGTCGCCAAAGACATGTGGATGGCGGCGAATCAATTTACGGTTCAGAGTTTGAAGCACGTCGGCGATGGTAAAGTGTCCTTCATCCGCAGCCATTTGCGAGTAAAAAAGCACCTGCAACAGCAAATCGCCAAGCTCTTCCTTCAGATTAGGCCAGTCACGGCGTTCAATCGCGTCGAGGACTTCGTAGGTCTCTTCGAGCGTATGCTTGCGAATCGAATCGAAGCTCTGTTCCTGGTCCCACGGACAACCGTCAGGGCCCCGCAAGCGAGCCATGATCGCGACAGATTCAGCGAAGGCTGTGGGTGCTTCTGCAGGGACAATTGCGGAAGGCTCACAAATATTGCTGGAGATTGGCTCCATAACAATACTGTAACCTGCGAGTGGGGCCAGCACGAAGCAGGTAACCAGTTCTCGAACGGCGCTGAGTTGCCTGCCGTCTATAGAAACAGCGGGAAAGTGTGACTAGAATTTTCAGCGAAATAGAAGTTGCCGGGGCGGTCTTTGCAGGATTGCTGGGTCTGGCGTTCGGCAGTTTTTTGAACGTCTGCCTCTCTCGTCTGCCCGAAGGCGAAAATATCGCATGGCCCGGCTCGCACTGCCGCACCTGCGATCACACCCTCGCGTGGTGGGAAAACCTTCCTCTCCTGAGTTGGATCATCCTCCGTGGCCGCTGCCACACCTGCCGCGACTGGATCGGCTTCCGCTATCCGCTCGTAGAGCTGGCCGTTGGACTCTGCTGGGCAGGCTGCTGGCTTAAATTTGGCCCGGCCTTATTTGTCCTTGGCGATGCACCGCACCAGCCAGCCTGGGGCATCGTTTCGCTACTCGGCTCTCTTCTGCTCTGCTGGCTGCTGGTCGCGCTTGCGGCACTCGACGCGGAGTATTTCTGGCTGCCGGATTGGGTAACGCTACCCGGTATTGGACTTGGCTTCATCTTCACATTGCTGCAGTTTCGTCCAGGGTTGGAGCATCCGATATTTTTCCTGGATGGACCACAGACGCTCACGCAAGCTGCATACTGGTCGGGTATCGGAATCCTCGCCGCCGCTGGACTCGTTCTCGCCATCCGGCTTGCCTACTGGCTGGTTCGCCGCAAAGAAGGCATGGGACTTGGCGACGCAAAACTCATGGCTATGCTGGCAGCGTGGCTGAGCCTGCCCGCAGCTTTCGAAAGCTTTGCATTAGCCATTCTCGGTGCGACGGCCTTCGCGATTGTGTGGTTTGCTTTCGCAGCAATTCGCAACCGCTCTCAGACCTCCGAAGGATGGGCGCAGATCCCGTTGCCGCTGGGAACATTTCTCTGCCTCGCCGCTCTTACGCAGATCTTTTATCCCAACTGGCTCTGGATCGCGTGGAGCCGGATATTCCTGGCCTGATCTCCAATACTGATGCCCAACACGGCCCGGCTACACCCGGCTCGCACTACGCGCGTTTTGAATTGCCTTGTGCAACTGGGATGCATGATGGCGAGCATGAATTGCGTGATAGCGACGCCACTCATCTATGCGCATCACTCCAAAAAACGGATGCTCTCCGCATGCCTGTATGCCAAACTTCTTTCGCCCTGCCACGAGCAGGCTATCCATCTCTTCGGCCGCCGCCAGGAAGCGCGCAGCAATAGCCGGCCCGGCTTCCGGTGTGTATTCCAAAGGACGCACCGCAAGCATTGCAGGCACGCCTCTCGGCATGTATCCCAGGCCCAGAGTCTGAGCGCGAAGCAGAAACTTCAGCAGCCTGCGGTGGTTTTTAACCACACGCCCCGACTCTAACTGTCGGCTGACCGAATTTGACGTGAGTTTATAGGTCAGTATGAGGTGTTCGATGATCTGTTGGGGCGACCAGCGATCCTGTCCAGGCAATGGATGAGCCTGGGCTTCTTCTTTACTTACGGTAGCGATCTGTGTCGCCAATGGTTGAAGGGCGGACTTTAGAACTGGGTGCATAAAAGATATACGTCGATCTTCTTTCCACCTTGGTTTATGCCTGTGAGCTCAGACACGACTGCAAGGATATGTCATAAAGTTAACCGTTGGCTGCAACGAATTAATACAAATAAAAATTAGGCTTCGTACTGTACGAGCCCGCTAGCTCAATATTGCTATTTGGGTAAGTTTACACCCTGAGTCTGCGCGGCTGGCTTCGCAGATTCTATCTCATCAAGCGCTTTACGAGCTGCGCGGCTGTGCGGACCGTCCGGGTCGTAGGTGAGGAACAGCTTGTAATGAGCGCCTGCCTTATCGAGAAGATTTAAATGGCGCTCAGCTTCGGCCAATCCCCACACAGCATCTTCGTTCTCCGGATCCAGCCGATAAGCATCCTCGAAGCGGAACTGCGCGCCTCGCCAGTTTTTACTGCTCAAATTAAATTCGCCGACATTGATGTCTTCGCTCAACACCTGGGCCCTGGTTTTCGTTTTGATGGAACTGCCAGCCTTGGCATCTGTGCTGCTCTCATCCCCCATCGGCTTCAAACCTGCGCGGCTCGAACTGAATCCGTCATTGGCCGCGTCCCCCTGCGGATCGGGCGAGCGCACAGGATCGCCATCCGTATTGGGATTTCCATAGTGCGACTGGGAAGGCGAATAATCAGGACGGCCGGAATGCCCCGCTCCCGGATCAGGATCGACCGGAATGATCGGAGCATTGGTATCCTCGCCAGGAAACGGATTCTGGCTTCCCGAGGCTGGCGGCACTGGATTCGTTTTGTCTGGCGGCAGCGGATTCGGTTGCGCCTGGCCCTGCTGCTTTTGCGTTGAATCCTCAGGAAACGGATTGTCCTGCTGGCTCGGCGGCGGCGCCTGCTGTTGAGATTGCGCCATCAGTTGAGGCACACCCACCGCTCCGCACACGCCCGCCGCGAGTACCAGTGACCCTATTCGAATTGGCAATCTTTCCAGCAATTTCAGCACTGTTTCTCTCACCCAGCCCCTGCAATGTTAGGATGCGTTTCTAGGAGACAAAATACTCCTGAATCACGTCAACACCCCACAGCCATCATTTCACTAGACAACTGAAAACCGCTCTACTAACAGGATATTGGATCACGCCCACTATGGCACTCATCGTCCGCTCGTCTGCCATCCACGCTGCCGGTTGCTATACCACCGCAGCCGTCCGTAAGGGAGAACGCCTGGCCGAATATACCGGTCGGCGCATAACCAAAGAAGAGGCCGACGTCCTCTACCAGGATTACCCCGTCACCTATCTGTTTGGACTGGGCGACGGCGCCATAGTCATAGACGGTTTTTGTACGGCAATGTTTATCAACCACAGTTGCGAAGGCAATTGCGAGACCGCCGAAGAAGATGGCCGCGTCTGGATCACGGCGATTCGCGACATTCTCGCTGGCGATGAAGTCACCTACGACTACTGCCTCTACGACGGCGGAGACGACCCTTGCACCTGCAACTGCGGCTCAAAACTCTGCCGGGGTTCCATGTATTCCGATGAAGAGTTGAAGCGTCGCCGGGCAGAAGCACGCAAAATCGGGCAACGCAAAAAACGCGGCAAGCGCAAAGCCCTCAAGACCAAAAGCAAAAGTGCCAAGTAAACGGTAGCGGACTAGCCAGGGTCCGCTATGACCCGTTTCCAACCGTTGACAAGTAGTTTTATCGCAGTTTTCCACCTTCGCGGCAAATCACCGCCAAGGCGTAAAACGATACAATCGAGCTAGGAGAGCTTGCAGCTATGGGGTATCAGGTACTGGCACGGAAATACCGTCCGCAGCGTTTTGCGGATGTCGCCGGGCAGGACCATGTCACTCGCACCCTGACCAACGCTCTTACACAACAGCGCATCGCGCACGGCTACATCTTCTCCGGCCATCGCGGCATCGGCAAGACCACCATCGCCCGCATTCTGGCGCAGGCGCTCAATTGCCGCAACGTCATCGGATCCGACCAGCGCCCAACAGCCGAACCCTGCGGCGTGTGCGATTCCTGCATTGAGATTCGCCAGGGCAACGCCGTAGACGTCATCGAAATCGACGCAGCCACCAACCGCGGCATCGACGAGATTCGCGAGCTGCGCGACGCCGCCCGCTACTCGCCGTCCCGCGACCGCTACAAGATTTATATCCTCGACGAAGCCCATCAAATCACCGATGCCGCTTTCAATGCGCTCCTCAAGACACTCGAAGAGCCGCCCGCGCACGTGATCTTCATGATGGCCACGACCGAGCCGGAGAGCATTCCACAGACGATCCGCTCTCGCTGTCAGCACTTCAGTTTTCACGCCGTAAAGTTCGACGATATCTTCGCCCAGCTCAAGGCCATCTCCCTGCAGGAAGATGTAATCACCGAGGATGCCGCTCTTGCCCTGCTCGCCGAAGCCGGTGATGGATCGATGCGTGACGCGCTCTCCATCATGGATCAGGCAATTGCATCCGCTCCCGTCGAAAATGGCAAAGCCGTTTTACAGACGGACCAGATTCGCGAACTCATGGGCTCGGTTCCCAATGCGGTTTTTGAGCGCCTCATGGAAGCAGTCAGCGCCCAGCAAAGCGCACGCTTGATGGAAGACCTCGATAAGCTTCTCGCATCCGGCAACAGTCCGTCAGCCCTGGCCCGGCAAATGGTGCGGTATCTGCGCAACTGTCTGATGGCCAAGCTGGGCGGCGAAAACACCGGCCTGCTTGAGATTGCCTACGACGAACGCGCCCGTGCCGCACGAACGGCACTTCTCTTCACCGAAGAAGAACTGACTCGCAACCTGCAGATTGTCCTGCGCACCTTTGACGAGTTGAATTACCGGCAGGAGCAACGCTTTCACCTGGAACTCGGCCTGCTCAAGCTGATTCAGGCGCAGCGTCTACTGCCGATGGAAGAGATTCTCAGCGGACTGGCCAGCCAGGCCAGCCCAGGCACGCGGCGTCCATCCGCTCCGGCAGCATCGCCAGCGCGCAATGCATCCCAGCCCTCGTCGCCCCAGTCCGCGCCCGCTTCACGCGCATCTGCTCCAGCAGCGGCTCCGGCGCCACCTGCCGCGCCTTCACTTTCGCCCTTCGCCCAGAGCAATCAACGGTCTGCCGATGTTTCCACATCCCGTTCCAGTGCTCCGGTTCGCGATGTGCCCAATGCTTCCAGTTCGCGAGAGCCGCTTACACAGTCGCTGCGAGAACCCGGAGTTACCCCGATCTCGCAGTCTCCCAGCCCTCTGACGCCGATTGCCGTCTCGAACTACACCCTCGGCAGCGTCAGCGAAACCCTGACCGAGGGATCGCTGGCTCGCGTCGCCGTCGCTACGCCGGAAGAAAAAGCCACACAATCCAAATCAGAACAAACAGGCCAGGTCGAGTCTTCCAGCCCGGAAACCAAACTCGAAATCGTTCCCGATATTGCTGCTGAAATTCCAGCTCCGATTGCTTCCATGCCGGCTGCTTCCATGCCGGCTGCTCCCGAGCCGACTGCTGCCAAGCCAATTGCACAGCCCGCAGCCCCGCCGATTCCCGTCGACACGATTGCGTCCAGTGCCGCTCCCAGCCCAGCAATTGCAACACCAGCGGCCACAGCCATCAGCAGCGCCGATGAAGATAGAATCGCCGAGGTTCGCTCCGCCGTAGCGCAGGCGCTTGAGGCCGGTGGACACGCAACCGCCGCCACCCTGATCGACGACGGCAAATGGACAATCGAAGCCAGCAGCGTTCGCATCGAAGTAGGTGCGAAGGCAACCATGATTCGCCTGACATTCAACGCTGCAGCCGAGAAGTTCATTCGCCAGGGATTGACCCAGGCTGGAGCACCGACACGTTTCATGATCGTGCCGGGCGAGAATCCGACAAGCTCCAGCTCCACAAGTCGCCGCGCTCCACAGGGCAGCGTCGACGCAGAAGCCCGCCAACATCCACTGGTGCTGAAAGCGCAAGAGCTTTTCAAAGCCGAAGTCGTCAGCGTGGTCGATCTACGAGAAAAGTAGGATGCACTCAACCCCTGCCGAATAAGTGAAAGCAGAACGGAGCTATCATGTTTAATCCACTCAAAATGCAGGAGATGCTCTCCCAGGCAAGCCAGATGCAAGAAGAGGTTCAGCGCAAGCTGAGCCAGACCGTTCTGGAAGGAAGCAGCGGAGGCGG
This DNA window, taken from Acidicapsa ligni, encodes the following:
- a CDS encoding SET domain-containing protein, which gives rise to MALIVRSSAIHAAGCYTTAAVRKGERLAEYTGRRITKEEADVLYQDYPVTYLFGLGDGAIVIDGFCTAMFINHSCEGNCETAEEDGRVWITAIRDILAGDEVTYDYCLYDGGDDPCTCNCGSKLCRGSMYSDEELKRRRAEARKIGQRKKRGKRKALKTKSKSAK
- a CDS encoding DUF2076 domain-containing protein, with the translated sequence MPVIAGRQPLEDRSVTSQEEQMLNSLVERVNSTQLTEKDPDAATLLERGFAPNPDAVYVLAQSVLVQNIALEQAHTQLTAVQEQARRLQQQLDQQAQQPAHATSFLGNLLGHRDPQPPPLPQQPPYQPVYSPQAEAEYQNPPYGQPYANQPYQGQPYGGPQYIPAASGPPSFLRSAAQTAAGVAAGALAFEGVEALLHGGFGHPGMGYGMGGWGMPGIGMGMGPGLMGGGMGFERPVEETVVNNYYDSPGGGGEHGEHGGHFHESASQQDGQFSDASWSDSQSNFDNNSSFDDSNSTADDNGNFDSGNDGIL
- the dnaX gene encoding DNA polymerase III subunit gamma/tau, which encodes MGYQVLARKYRPQRFADVAGQDHVTRTLTNALTQQRIAHGYIFSGHRGIGKTTIARILAQALNCRNVIGSDQRPTAEPCGVCDSCIEIRQGNAVDVIEIDAATNRGIDEIRELRDAARYSPSRDRYKIYILDEAHQITDAAFNALLKTLEEPPAHVIFMMATTEPESIPQTIRSRCQHFSFHAVKFDDIFAQLKAISLQEDVITEDAALALLAEAGDGSMRDALSIMDQAIASAPVENGKAVLQTDQIRELMGSVPNAVFERLMEAVSAQQSARLMEDLDKLLASGNSPSALARQMVRYLRNCLMAKLGGENTGLLEIAYDERARAARTALLFTEEELTRNLQIVLRTFDELNYRQEQRFHLELGLLKLIQAQRLLPMEEILSGLASQASPGTRRPSAPAASPARNASQPSSPQSAPASRASAPAAAPAPPAAPSLSPFAQSNQRSADVSTSRSSAPVRDVPNASSSREPLTQSLREPGVTPISQSPSPLTPIAVSNYTLGSVSETLTEGSLARVAVATPEEKATQSKSEQTGQVESSSPETKLEIVPDIAAEIPAPIASMPAASMPAAPEPTAAKPIAQPAAPPIPVDTIASSAAPSPAIATPAATAISSADEDRIAEVRSAVAQALEAGGHATAATLIDDGKWTIEASSVRIEVGAKATMIRLTFNAAAEKFIRQGLTQAGAPTRFMIVPGENPTSSSSTSRRAPQGSVDAEARQHPLVLKAQELFKAEVVSVVDLREK
- a CDS encoding DUF1569 domain-containing protein — protein: MHPVLKSALQPLATQIATVSKEEAQAHPLPGQDRWSPQQIIEHLILTYKLTSNSVSRQLESGRVVKNHRRLLKFLLRAQTLGLGYMPRGVPAMLAVRPLEYTPEAGPAIAARFLAAAEEMDSLLVAGRKKFGIQACGEHPFFGVMRIDEWRRYHAIHARHHASQLHKAIQNARSASRV
- the mazG gene encoding nucleoside triphosphate pyrophosphohydrolase; the encoded protein is MEPISSNICEPSAIVPAEAPTAFAESVAIMARLRGPDGCPWDQEQSFDSIRKHTLEETYEVLDAIERRDWPNLKEELGDLLLQVLFYSQMAADEGHFTIADVLQTLNRKLIRRHPHVFGDEASAAAGNQANVDGQVDGSAAKVLANWEQIKLAEKQSASKDQQEASLLDSVQRSQPALAEAAKISSKAAKVGFDWSHWRDLLAKLDEETAELIVEAEALPNDPARQPAVEAEFGDLLFTAVNLGRHLGVDAEMALRGTNVRFRQRFRQMELATDRPLSELAPEQLEALWIGAKRTLADQAYSTSHSTVAPAIDPAMDSVREKFS
- the menC gene encoding o-succinylbenzoate synthase, giving the protein MKIDAIYLRELNLPLVRPFQTSFGITTDRRVLLAEIHSEGLIGWGECTAGEHPHFSEESVDSCWQVIVQELGPMLAATSPENGGQCPRILGLVRGNRMAKATLENAIWDLEAQRKGISLSQLLGGVREAIPCGVSIGIQPSVAELLDLIDREVAAGYQRIKLKCKPGWDVKVFEKVRARFPEITLSCDANSAYRLKDADHLASFDSFDLLMVEQPLWYDDFYYHSMLQKRLDTAICLDESIRNRRDALAAIEMESCRIINIKLGRVGGFSEAVAVHNAAYERGIPVWCGGMLEAGIGRSHNIALSTLENFSLPGDVSASKRYWAEDIIEPEVTVSAQGEIAISTEPGRGFEVRTDLVERLTVRKQEIRAHALVG
- a CDS encoding GNAT family N-acetyltransferase, translated to MILIRSCQGFDELQACVDLQIEVWGYSDGDVIPRRVFLVAQKIGGQVIGAFDTDLPDASEQGNAASLIGFAFSLPGVKTGVKSSTGRPESYLHSHMLAVKEGYRDRSIGSRLKLAQRDEARSRGFTRMEWTFDPLEIKNSFLNIHKLGAIVRTYIPDFYGVSSSRLQGGLPTDRLVAEWWLSSPRVLATIEGAPASVEAATEEIVVPAAIYQWKADDQQRDQARKVQAENRLHFQQAFSQGLAVVAFTRDAEGNGIFHLGKWIEPDPRPISSSEQP
- a CDS encoding prepilin peptidase, producing the protein MTRIFSEIEVAGAVFAGLLGLAFGSFLNVCLSRLPEGENIAWPGSHCRTCDHTLAWWENLPLLSWIILRGRCHTCRDWIGFRYPLVELAVGLCWAGCWLKFGPALFVLGDAPHQPAWGIVSLLGSLLLCWLLVALAALDAEYFWLPDWVTLPGIGLGFIFTLLQFRPGLEHPIFFLDGPQTLTQAAYWSGIGILAAAGLVLAIRLAYWLVRRKEGMGLGDAKLMAMLAAWLSLPAAFESFALAILGATAFAIVWFAFAAIRNRSQTSEGWAQIPLPLGTFLCLAALTQIFYPNWLWIAWSRIFLA
- a CDS encoding tetratricopeptide repeat protein, encoding MPIRIGSLVLAAGVCGAVGVPQLMAQSQQQAPPPSQQDNPFPEDSTQKQQGQAQPNPLPPDKTNPVPPASGSQNPFPGEDTNAPIIPVDPDPGAGHSGRPDYSPSQSHYGNPNTDGDPVRSPDPQGDAANDGFSSSRAGLKPMGDESSTDAKAGSSIKTKTRAQVLSEDINVGEFNLSSKNWRGAQFRFEDAYRLDPENEDAVWGLAEAERHLNLLDKAGAHYKLFLTYDPDGPHSRAARKALDEIESAKPAAQTQGVNLPK